Genomic DNA from Hordeum vulgare subsp. vulgare chromosome 2H, MorexV3_pseudomolecules_assembly, whole genome shotgun sequence:
gatggagatcatggtgtggcgccggtgacaagaatatcgtgcccgtgctttggtgatggagatcaagaagcacgtgatgatggccatatcatgtcacttatgaattgcatgtgatgttaatccttttatgcaccttattttgcttaggacgacggtagcattatgaggtgatctctcactaaaatttcaagacgaaattgtgttctccccgactatgcactgttgctacagttcgtcgtttcgagacaccacgtgatgatcgggtgtgatagactcaacgttcacatacaacgggtgcaaaacagttgcacacgcgaaaccctcgggttaagcttgacaagcctagcatttgcagacatggcctcggaacacatgagaccgaaaggtcgatcatgaatcatatagttgatatgattagcatagggatgcttaccactgaaactatcctcaactcacgtgatgatcggattgagctagtggaattggatcatgaaccactcaaatgactagagagatctactttttgagtgagagtttagcaagctatttgattaagttaaactctaattatcttgaacatagtctaagtccactttgaatatatttgtgttgtagatcatggctcacgcgacaatcaccctgaattttaatacgtttctagagaaagctaagttgaaagatgatggaagcaactttgtagactgggctcgtaatcttaagttgctcctgcaagctgggaagaaggattatgtccttaatgttgtgctaggagatgaaccacccgctacggctgaccaagatgttaagaacgcttggttaacacgtaaggaggactactcagtagttcaatgtgcagtcttgtatggcttagagaatggacttcaacgtcgctttgagcgtcatggagcatatgagatgttccaggagttgaagtttatctttcagaagaacacccggatcgagaggtatgagacctccgataaattctatgcttgcaagatggaggataattcgtctgtcagtgaacatgtgctcaaaatgtctgggtactcaaaccgtctagctgagctggggattgaactcccgcaagaggctatcactgacagaattcttcaatcactgccgccaagctataagggctttgtgttgaactacaacatgcaagggatgaaaaagtcacccgacgagttgttcgcgatgctgaaagtcggagagtcagaactccgtaaagagcatcaagtgttgatggtgaataagaccactagtttcaagagaaacgacaaaggaaagaagggtaattcaaagaagagcggcaagcctgttgccaatccgacgaagaaacccaaagctggacctaagcctgaaagggagtgctattattgcaagggtatgggtcactggaagcgcaactgccccaagtatctggctgataagaaggcggccaaagaaaaatcaggtatatttgatatacatgttattgatgtgtacttaaccagctctcgtagtagtgcctgggtattcgataccggttctgttactcatatttgcaactcgaaacaggaactgcggaataagcgaagactcgcgaaggatgaagtgacgatgcgcgtgggaaatggttccaaggttgatgcaatcgccgtcggcacagtttcacttcagttaccatcaggattagttatgaacttaaataattgttatttagtgcctgcgttaagcatgaacattatatctggatcttgtttattacgagacggatactcgtttaagtcagagaataatggttgctctatttctatgagtaatatcttttatggtcatgcacccagtgtgagtGGATTGTTCATATttaaatcttgatagtgataatacacatatacataacattgagaccaaaagagttagagttaacaatgatagcgccatgtttttatggcactgtcgcttaggtcatattggtgtaaagcgcatgaagaaactccataccgatggacttttggggtcacttgactttgattcacttgacatgtgcgaaccatgcctcatgggcaagatgactaacactccgttctccggaacaatggaccgtgcaagtgacttgttgaaaatcatacataccgatgtgtgtggtccgatgagtgtggaggcgcgcggcggatatcattattttctcaccttcactgacaatttgagtagatatggttatgtctacttgatgaaacacaagtctgaaacatttgaaaagttcaagcaatttcagagtgaagttgaaaaacattgtaacaagaagatcaaattcctacggtctgatcgtgggggtgaatatctgagtttcgagtttggttctcacttaagataatgtggaattgtttcacagttgacaccgcctggaacaccatagcgtaatggtgtgtccgaacgtcgtaatcgtactttattagatatggtgcgatctatgatgtctcttaccgatttgctgttatcgttttggggttatgcattagaaacagctgcattcactttaaatagggcaccatcaaaatccgttgagacgacaccatacgaaccgtggtatggcaaaagaccaaagttgtcgtttcttaaagtttggggatgtgatgcttatgtcaaaaagcttcagcctgaaaagctggaacccaaagcggaaaagtgcatcttcataggttacccaaaagagacagttgggtataccttctatctcaaatccaagggcaaagtgtttgttgctaagaacggagcttttctcgagaaggagtttctctcgagagaattgagtgggaggaagatagaacttgatgaggttgtcgaacctctcatacctctggatggtggcgcagggcaaggggaaacctctgtcattgcgatgccggttgaggaggaagttaatgatgatgatcatgaaactccggatcaagttcctgtcgaacctcgcacGTCGACGAGACAGcgtactactctagagtggtacggtaatcccgtcttatcaattatgttgttggacaacaatgagcctgcgaattatgaagaagcaatggtgggcccggattccaacaaatggctggaggccatgaagtccgagataagatctatgtatgaaaacaaagtgtggactttggaagtactacctgaaggccgcaagactatttagaacaaatggatcttcaagaagaagacgaatgctgacggtaatgtgaccgtttataaagctcgacttgtggcaaagggtttttcacaagttcaagggattgactattggataagatcttcagagaatatgtaggatccaatatgggcatccaagtcccactattggatattgaccgaggagtccctcgggtcatgtctacatagttctcgaacccgcagggtctgcacacttaaggttcggcgttgttttatgcgtatttgagttatatggttggttaccgaatgttgttcagagtcccggatgagatttccggaatggtccgaagacgaagattgatatataggttgacctcatttgattaccggaaagtttctggaattaccgggaatgtaccgggagtgacgaatgggttccggattttcaccgggggggggagcccaccccggggaagcccataggccttaggggtgccgcaccagcccttagtgggctggtgggcaagcccacgaaggcccctgcgcaggttaaaggaaaatcaaagagaaaaaaggggaagtgggaaggaaggaaaggactccaccttccaatcctagttggactaggattggaggaggattcctcctcccctgtaacgaccaagatgtggtcctttctgatctgggggtcgaggcccgaatagggaagaagcgcatctaagcgtttcgcaagcaagtaacatagcacaaataataataaaagtagacaattcgggattcaattgtcttctcattaataactcagagtacatcacagatacaatcaaggtagttccgctacgaactacataaacatagaaatgctatgctaccctgcctgcaggcccacgatcatgaccacgcctcagtcctttggatagttcacgtagaggcggtctgtctcctcgtcgtactgccacgccagctgggtgccgccgGGATCatttgtctctggggtacctgtacctgttgggagttccggaggaatccgtgagccacggggactcagcaatataagaccttggtgccagaactagtcatgttttttaggtagggtaagggtgaagtggatgaggctgcaacatcctaagcttgatttagtggctaacttacgtaaacagttatgaaggtggtctacactagcggtcgtgattacttgatcactaagtgctcCTGAacccctacctacggcattcataaccccaccgtgttcccgaacgaagagagatcttcgagggggacagtcacggttacgcacacagttggcaattttattagcttatgtttaagttctctaataccggatgttaacaaaatattccaagttgccgcataaccgcgggcacggctttccgaaagattaaaccctgcaggggtgctccaactagtccatcacaaacgaacacaggccgcaaaggcatcctctatcacgaatctcgtgatctcgtcggattccttagaggaaaacctcaactctggggggaaaccaaagcttcactggtattcctatacgcaagatataccgctaaggtaaggcaaggctagcaggacctcccggtgtgtcgacgacccgataagagccgcgtatctcagtctcaggacaacaccgtctatgcaaagtggacaaggccaaacctcaagttttcttggggtggtcttgccgactgctaggtgattggaccaacactcatgaggagcactggcccgggttgttgattaaattcctcggggtagctattccctatgcaggttattaggtgattagcaaataaaaccaatgttgggtcctgccggacaagccttagcactacgcgatttatcgagggggtccccataacaaccccgaacgtgttaggagcgatcattatggaatcaaacaccggtagccggtaactaaggcggcaataacggaacaaagcacccgacaaaaggctaggtgtcccgtcatttaccaagtatataggtgcaataattaaataacagaatttaagataatgatatcaagctcatgttatcacatgagtcaaagcacttgcatctagcaacgctaacattagtagctgagcaaagcctacttagccatacaagttttgctaggaaggggtacagtgtttgggctcatggcatatgaagaggcaatttaatttcagtggtaggcagcgagcaatatgacatggaaacaaaactagcataacaagcctagagatggaatcaaggtcatatcatcttgcttgtgatgtcctcagcttggaatggttctggttcatcctgcacgtactctcctgatccACGTATTCGtcctccgatcctggtgctacccaacataagaataacaaccaatgaacagcaacACCACAAGATgcgacaatcacatgatgcatgagatgaaaaatgagcatgcatcgctatttctatcactagcacaagcaaaagaaactactacaagtttctggacagaactgtacactaagatatTTTTACATGcacgaggatggcatgaacagatgcggctcgtgaaaacaatgcaaaaccatataaagaacattgcaaacggagctacggatcaacgggaatcaacgaaacaagatatgaagctctacgtggaagaatcaacaccacacccacaattggcacaaatctggtattcccaggttgccaagacatataacaacccaacatgaatggattggaccaagtaagaacaccacaacatcaactaatcacccacaatcatcaaaatgactatactacacaatctgccataatctgcatcttagctctttgggagctacatgcaacatagctacagaccTCCAAATATGTCAAATAATATATATGGCTGTAGctaaccaagaacactaccaacaccagcaagaatcacagcaaaaggaattaaactctagaagatacaagggcacaaactttcccaaaaccatcaggtctcagggacttagtgaaaattcctgcacctgactttatgtctttgttctgaagctttttgacagcaatcaaaacacaacctactggactccaaatgagatgaaatttgacagggagcttcacaaacatatcaggtccaaaatcctagcactgaactaaggctagttcacaacacaatgaccaacacatcctcatctacaggagaagaaaatgtttccagattctcagactttgtgaaattccagatttcactaagctggactttttcagccacatgcccacgttgtctaggcatagtttgcacacaaataacaccaagtgataaatgacaccactatggtgtagagcaaaactccTACTACTATCACCTAGCACCAATTATAACAACAAAGGAAAGATAAAAGCAAAATGCCATGGCCACCTATGGTTGGCACAAGGTCAGCAACAGCAAGGAGAACGTATATTTTCagcaaaaaaaacaagaaaaacaacaaggagggcttcctgggattcgaacccagtaccCACTGGTGCAACAAACTTCCCTTACCACTctgctactatctacttgtcgacAGAACAGAGGCTTCACGCAAGGTAAGCCATACCTATGCGCTACTGAGCCCAAAATAGAATTAAAACACAAAAAGGGGGTTGGCGCctgcgggactcgaaccctgcacctcaggTAAACACACACAGACACAAACTACTACGCTACTATACGGTTTCTGACAGAGGAGAGAACTGAATCAGGAAAACCCGTGCCTACAGTCTTCTTTGCACAAGCACgcacgccggcgacagagaggccGCTGGGCACGcttgccgctgctgctgctgcatcaCGGCAGGATAACTACCAGCACAAACAAGAGCTGCGCCTGCTTTGCACGTCATCTACCGGTACTACCACGCGATCTACTGCTGCTGCAACGCTACTGCACACCGCAACTCTACGATATCTTCTGCATCCACAAACTGACAGAGAAGGAACGCGAGCAACTCGTCGGATCCATGCCGATCTAGGGGATAGAAGAGAGGGGAGGTgcaacctcaccttggggaggaagtaGGGAGGCCGATCTGAAGGAGGAGgccggccggagaggaagaagaagccgaaGACGTCGCTGACGTGGAACCGAAGCAGAGGATGAAGAACACCGGGAACTCGTCGTTGACGAGGTCGAGGCCGTCGGAGCAGTCGTTCCCTGGGGCTCCTAGcgtcgggaatggagcgcgggcaccttccccgagcccccggacatggtcgcCGGCGACGCTCGACGGAGATGGCGGGGGTAGACGCGGCGGGGCTGCTCTCACCTCACTGCTAACCCTACAGAGACCTTACCtggcagaggagagggggagagagatggggaaaggaaggtggcggcggcgaccgaGGGGGAAAGAGAAACCCTAGGCcgaggggaggcacggacgccaacaatATATGAGAgggacctcgacgtttgtgcacgacgtcaactctctctctctgcctGCTACTGACGGAAAGAACAGAGGGGGCGGACggcgtcaagaagaaggagggaggcgCCGTGGGGCTGGGctcctggcgcgagggagggataCTCGGCCGCCAGGGAGGGAGGAGGCCCATCCTGAGCGCCACATAAGAGAGAAGAAAACCCTGGGGTTTTCCTTTTAACAGGAATTACGAGAGAAGGAATAAAAGCACAAGGAAAACTATAAGAGAAAAAAAAGCTAGCGCATCCGTGGGCATGACAAATCATGAACTAATTGAATAAAATGCAACATGAATATATGGAGCAaattaataattacaaaacaacCATTGTTggacctattttatatttatttgcaCCTCTTGCACCCCTCCTTAAAACAACATCTTTTCTTCACAAATCCTCCACATATAAGAgctaaaacaggaacattttaaaatagaaaaggaaGAAGTGATTCTTGACATAGGAGGAATAGAGAGAGGGGTGAAGATGATTTGAAACCTAAGCATACACATGTTATCCTACCAGGACAAGCAACCTagtagagttgcaccacaccacacatatgtccacaagaacacaaacaccacatgaagcataagaccacaacatcatcaccaccacacttGCAATCAAAAAATCTCAAAGAAACATGGAAgatatgatatgacatgcatgcatgcaaggaagaaaatacaagggacatcacatgaagtcatggcacaaatgatatcatcatatccatgacaaggtggacccacatgagataggttccaaatatggaagggttacatctggggcactacatccCCCCTTcagccaacccccttggggctccttgagcctcaaggcaaggcccctcccctcccacctatatatacagaggtattagggctgatttgagataacttttccacggcagcccgaccacatacctccacggtttttcctctagatcgcgtttctgcggagctcggacggagccctgctgagattagatcaccaccaacctccgaagcgccgttacactgccggagaactcatctacctctccgtctctcttgctggatcaagaaggcccagatcatcatcgagctgtacgtgtgctgaacgcggaggtgccgtccgttcggcactagattggagcggatcgtgggacgggtcgcgggacggttcgtgggacggttcacggggcaggtcgagggacgtgaggacgtttcactacatcaaccacgtttattaacgcttctgttgtgtgatctacaagggtacgtagatctgaaatccccctcgtagatggacatcaccatgataggtcttcgtgcgcgtaggaaattttttgtttcccatgcgacgttccccaacaaaacatGAACCATATCTCATCTTCCTTTTGTTGGCTTGTTGATCATGTAACTTGTGAACATATATAAGTTAGTAGGATTTGATGTAAAAAAGCACGATGGTACTATTAATTTCCATCTACATAGGACCGAAGGTCCCAGGTTCGATCCCTCTTGCGGTCAATGTTTTTCCGATCCAAGTCTGGTGCGCGGGGACGTGGCCTAGTCCTAAGCGGATCATTGATGGACATTCGTGCCACAAAATATGTTCAACACGATCGGGCAAAGGAAGACATCTCAAAATCATACATCCGAGCGTGCAGACGAAAAAAAGTAGCGGTGAGCAGGCAGAAGCACTCTGTGCTTAATTATCAGGTAGAGATTTATAATATGGTCACTTGGTGAGCCTTTGGCCTTTCGTGATGTGATTATGTGTTATCAGCTAATCAACCTATAtttatgtgaaaaatatttcgcGTCAATGGCTGCATGTACCATATTAATGATACGATATTAACGATATTAAATGACGAGGCTTATTATTTTAGATGGGGCGAGGGTGGTGAGATTGGTACGTTTTTATAGGTCGATTGCCGCTCGATTTTAAAAAATCATTGGCTCGGTCAAAATCTTAAGCCAAATCCAAAATTAAATAAAAGAGTTTCAAAATTAGGGAACCGAGTAAATTAATATAATTGAATGGGAGTGCTTGAGAAATTGTTAAAACCCACACAAAATTGGGTGACCCAATTCAAAATTGAATACCTCAATCAGTTGACATATCTTAAAATTAGGAAACATAATTTATAATATAAAGAAATGAATGAGAGAGCTTTGAGAAAATATTGATTTGGTCAAAATTGAGTGAGTCAGTTCTAATTGAAAACCTCAATCGAATGTGTTTTTAAAACTAGGGACTTAGTGTTATAGAGCATAAAGGCTATGATGACGACATGGCTACCTTGGATACGATAAAAAATATTGTATACTTGCATTTTTGTTAGATGATTTTTGTAAGatttatgcaataatttatttatgttatttgaaagaaaaatgttTCATCTATTTTTATttcatgcctaaatgcagaattatGGAACGATTGAACGGACCACGTGTGAAGATAAAGGAATAGAAAATGATTAAGCGTTGTTGTTCAGAAAGTTctctcatctcaacggaaatgatTATTTGTTGTTTAAAAAGTCCTCTTACTTCATTTtttgcccaagagaagatagagaccAAGCTCCCAAggttctggactcagattcagACTATACACACATACATGTCTCAAAACGCCAACAACTTTTACACCGGGACTCCGAATtggacgattctctttatttttgGAAATTTGATTTCATGCACTTTCCAACGCAATTGGGTCCACCTTAAAATTTGTTCTGAGTGCGGAGATATAGCCAAAATGGTGCAACGGTCCTACAAAATCCAAATAAAAAGGCCTTGTATCACCTCCATTTGTTCCCATAGGGGTTGTACAATCTAGGATTAGTTTTTGAATGCCTTGGGACGTCCTTCTACCCCCTTTGGCGCCGCCCATTATtcatatataagtagatcaatccTCTAGCTTTTTTCTTGAGATTTGTTTAGTTAATAGTTAGGCATTGCAACTTTATATACTTTATTTGTGTCCAACGATTAGACTAAGACCGCTTTTGGATCCCCACttttatcaatacttcatatatatccgcaatattcagattgctttatcatattcttgcttgttctttgattgcttgcaggaatagaccttcgcgGTCAGGCTAATCGTGTTTCCGGCATCGTTGGTAACCTCCGCAGAATGGTTTAGCGATTACTAAGACGCAACGTTGTGCATGTTTGTAATCGGATCGTGGAAGTCATCTCTCCTAAATCGtagttatcatctcatcaaaagaTAGAGATTCTCACCTCTATCAGGCTACGCCAATTAGTTTGGCTCGGAGGAAGTATATAAATAGAATGGTATTGCTAATTTCCATGACCTTTTATGAGCTATCACGAAAATGGTGGTACTGATGCGATCCAATCCAAGAAACGAGGTACATGCGAGCACAATACACACTGATCACGATGATAAGATGATTGACAACACAAGTAGTTATGCGATCATTCGTCTTGTTACAGTTGGCATATAGAATTTAAATGCAAAGTTTCAtctagatcgatctttgagagcgTACGGGGCATTTCTTTCACTATGCTGCATGTCACATTGCTTTCTTCCTGGCCTCCTTGGCACGCCCCTTGTCACGAATGCCGAGGGACACACCAAGGACATACTtgtcgacgatgggctcggggacgatgGTGATGAGGAACCACACGAGGGCATGTGCCCAGTAGGGCGTGCAGCGGGGCTCGTACCCGATGTAGCGCACGGCGGCGCGGGCATACGTCTCCGGAGACGGCGCGAACAGGGACGCGTGCCTGATCGAGGCCATCTTCGTCGCCACGTACCAGGGTGCCTACACAAATCACACAGATTCTTCTTCATTGAGTTGCGACTGAGTTGATGCCAACTGCTTCCCTGATTTACATACCTTGGACCAAAAAGAGGAAGCTATAGGACATTAATTTTTGAAGTGGCACTGGTTAAGTGCTCACACTGTATCCACATGTCATGATTTCTGGTTTCTTGTTGAAACCCCCGTGTCACTATTATCCCCATCAGTATCTATCTAACTAGTGCACACTGTACGGTGCAAGTACAAGTGTACAATAATTGAACTAATTCGTGTAAGCATGAGAAAAATCATGTTTTAAGTGGGAGGCCCATCGAAAATGTACCTTTTTTGCGGGTTTTTTTTGCAGGAAATACATACATATAATAAGTGGAGTGTCAAATGGTAGAAGTGTCAATCTACCGGTCATATTTTTGAAAGGGTTGCCTACCACGAAATATACAAAAACATCACGATGACACATGTAAATGCGTTTCCAGATTTACGGGGATAACTGAAATTTAGTACAACAACCCACTATCCACTCCATGCTAGAGAATACGAAAGGGCTACATGAGACCAACATATATGAAAACAAGGCAGGCGGCAGGAATATAAAAGATCAAACAAAAAGAGACGTTAAGAAGAAGATTTTCTTTTGAGTGGTTAGTGAAATGCATCAACCTATAAAAGTGATATTATTTGGTACCTGACATTGCACATCGATGCCTTTGTTCCTGTACTCAACATATAGGCTCCGGGAGAATTGATCGACATATCTGATAGACCGAAGCACGATTATTGCCGGTTCTCAAAAAGGTTAAGTTTAGACAAacatgaaacaaaataaaaaaaggttAAGTTTAGGCTTGAGACGTGGGTGTGCAACTTCTTGTGAGACCAGCCCCCAACCTCTCGTATAATTATTTAGGGAAACCAGTGGCATACACAAAGAAAAGAGAAATGGACCATCGTTTGTAACAATCCAAAGGTGTGCGGATGCATTTGTGTTGTAAATGATGTAGCTGCTTTGGTACCAATGCAAAAAAATGAAACACGGTGTGTTACCCCTGCGACAAGGGTTTGTGGATTTGAACAAGGTCAATTGACGATAGTGTCCTTCAAATAAATTTTATATTCAAATCAAGAGTAAATTTTACACTAAATGACCTTATATGTGCAAAGTGCCAATGATACTTGATTTTAGAATTGGCCCATCTTCTTACCTCCTAAGATGTGCCTTATTTCATATTTTCTATCTAACCCATTTTCTCGTCTTCACACTTCAGGCCCACTTGTCGGGTCCCATACAACAACTAACTCAGACAACACATTGACATTGATGTCACATTACGCATATTGATTTTTCCTACATTTCATGATGGCAATTGGTTACCAGAACTATATTAAACCTAAGATGAGAAAAAAATTAAGTAGTGCATGTTTACTAGAAATCGGGTGATACTTGTTCAAAAGAACATAAAATTGCAATCTATGACGCATATATTGtgatttcatttttgaattccaaATTTGAACACATGTGGTTCTTTACAAATACCCCTTTATATGTTCATCATCTCAAATTTAGTTTAAATACAAAATCGAAATTAAAAAATGGGTAAATTCTAGTATGCTTTTACATATGATTATACAACAATTTGGAGCTAAAAATGGTGATATTATTTTAGTTACAAAAAAATCATGTATTCTTTTCCAATATCTTTCACGTAGCCTCCAACATTGgataaaatatgaaaattgtaTAAAATATGGCATAATACACACCAACATTGTATGAAAATTTAAATTGGGTAAACATCGACACTCGGATTAATGATGTGACACTCGTAGCCACTGAAAACATATCAAACAAATCTGATGAAATATGCTACTGATTCAAAATAAAATGTGAGTCCCTAATTCTGTGAATTATGTCAAAATTATACGGTAATAAGGTAGCTAAAAAAAAGCCTGGGACGACGTGGGGAGCCTTTTAACGGACCGAGAGGAGTACTCACGCCTTGGTGGCAGCGTAGACGGCGTAGAGCGGGTCGGACGGCAGCATGGTGGCAGCGCCGGACCCGATGTTCACCACGGCGCCCCGCTTGCGCTGCACCATGCCAGGGAGCACGGCGTGCGTCATCCGCGTGAGGGCCTCGACGTTGAGGCGTACCAGGTTCctcgtgagctcctcatcaacctcATGGAAGTAGCGCGCGTACGGGTAGCAGTGGCCGGCGTTGTTGACGAGCACGCCGACGTCGAGGCCTCGGATGGACTCCGCGAGCGTGGCCA
This window encodes:
- the LOC123430447 gene encoding very-long-chain 3-oxoacyl-CoA reductase 1-like; this encodes MAGASAQPAWAQALAAVGLLVASRAAVRLAMWLYAAFLRPAKPLRRRYGAWAVITGPTDGIGRALAFELAAAGLGVVLVGRSPDKLAAVSKELRARHPGAGVRTFVLDFAADGLAANVATLAESIRGLDVGVLVNNAGHCYPYARYFHEVDEELTRNLVRLNVEALTRMTHAVLPGMVQRKRGAVVNIGSGAATMLPSDPLYAVYAATKAYVDQFSRSLYVEYRNKGIDVQCQAPWYVATKMASIRHASLFAPSPETYARAAVRYIGYEPRCTPYWAHALVWFLITIVPEPIVDKYVLGVSLGIRDKGRAKEARKKAM